The DNA sequence GTCGACGGACATGTGATGGGTGCTCGCCGAGATCGTGTGGGAGGCGGCCGGGTCGTAGACCACGATGTCGGCGTCGGCGCCGGCCATGATCTCGCCCTTGCGCGGATAGAGGCCGAACATGCGGGCCGGCGTCGTCGCCGTCACATCGACCCAGCGGGACAGGCTGATCTCGCCGTTGACGACACCTTGGTAGATGAGGTCCATCCGGTGTTCGACACCCGGCATGCCGTTGGGGATCTTGGAGAAGTCGCCGAGACCGATCTCCTTCTGCTCCTCGAAGCAGAACGGGCAGTGGTCGGTGGAGACGACCGACAGGGTGTCGGTACGCAGGCCGCGCCACAGCTTCGGTGGATGGTACGACGACCGCAGCGGCGGCGAGGCGACGTACTTCGCCCCCTCGAAGCCCGGCCGGGCCATGTCGTCCTCGGTGAGGAAGAGGTACTGCGGGCAGGTCTCGGCGAAGACGTTGCGGCCGTCGGCGCGTGCCGAGGCGACGGCCATCAGCGCCTGCTCGCAGGAGAGGTGGACGATGTAGAGCGGTGCGCCCGCGACGCCGGCCAGCCGGATCGCCCGCGACGTCGCCTCACCCTCCAGGTCCGGTGGCCGGGTGGTGCCGTGGTGTGCCGGGTCGGTCTCGCCGCGGGCCAGCGCCTGCCCGATCAGTACGTCGATCGCGATGCCGTTCTCGGCATGCATCATGATCATTGAGCCGTTGCCCGCCGCACGCTGCATCGCGCGCAGGATCTCCCCATCGGTCGCGTAGAAAACGCCGGGGTAGGCCATGAAGAGCTTGAAGCTCGTGACGCCCTCGCCCACCAGGCCGTCCATCTCCTTCAGCGTCAGCTCGTTGACGTCGGAGACGATCATGTGGAAGCCGTAGTCGACGGCGCATTTCCCGTCGGCCTTGCCGTGCCATGTGTCGAGGTTCTCCCGGAGCGTCGTTCCCTTGGCCTGTACGGCGAAATCGATGATGGTCGTCGTACCACCCCACGCGGCGGCACGGGTGCCGGAGGCGAAGTCGTCGGCGGAGAAGGTGCCCCCGAACGGCATCTCCATGTGGGTGTGACCGTCGATGCCGCCGGGGACGACATAGCGTCCGGTGGCGTCGATCACCCGGTCGGCGCCGGCCGCCCAACTAGTGACCAGGTCGCTGCCCGGTTCGGCGACGGCGGTGATCCGCTCGCCGTCGACGAGTACGTCGGCCCGGATCGTTCCCGAAGACGACACCACCGTGCCGCCGCTGATCAGGGTGCGCATCGCTGCCTCGCTCTCTGCCTCACGGGACGACGAATGTCAGGGTGCGGTCAGCGGCTCGTAGGTGTCGGGCCGGCGGTCGCGGTAGAAGGCCCACAGGTGGCGGACCTCCTGGAGCACATCGAGGTCGAGGTCACGCACCACGACCTCCTCGTCGGAGTCGGACGCGACGTCGCCGACGACCTGTCCCCGCGGGTCGACGAAGTAGGACTGCCCGTAGAAGTCGTCGTCGCCGAGCGGTTCGACGCCGACCCGGTTTATCGCACCGATGAAGTACTCGTTCGCGACGGCCGCGGCCGGCTGCTCGAGACGCCACAGGTATTCGGAGAGCCCGCGGCTCGTCGCCGACGGGTTGAACACGATCTGCGCCCCCGCCAGCCCGAGCGCCCGCCAGCCCTCCGGGAAGTGCCGCTCGTAGCAGATGTAGACCCCGATCCGCCCGACCGCCGTGTCGAAGGTCGGGTAACCGAGATTGCCCGGCTTGAAGTAGTACTTCTCCCAGAACCCGGTTACCTGCGGGATGTGGTTCTTGCGGTGCTTGCCGAGGTAGCTCCCGTCCGCGTCGATCACCGCGGCGGTGTTGTAGTAGACCCCGGGCTGCTCCTCCTCGTAGACCGGGACGATCAGCACCTGGTGCGTCTCGCGAGCGAGGTCGCACATCATGGTGATCGTCGGCCCGTCCGGCACCCGCTCGGCGTAGGAGTAGTACTGCGGGTCCTGGACCTGGCAGAAATACGGGCCGTAGAAGAGCTCCTGAAGGCAGGTGACCTGCGCGCCCGCCTCGGCCGCAGTGTGGATCGACCGGACGGCGTTCTTGACCATCGTGTCCTTGTCCCCGGTCCATTTGCTCTGCACCAGGGCCGCCCGCACGATATTCGTCACGTTGCTCTCCTCCGGTTACGACTACTGGTTGGTGGGGAAGCCGAGGTCGACGCTGCTGTGCTCCTGCCAACGGGACACGGTGACTTTGGGTCGAGTGTAAAAACGTACGCCGTCCGGCCCGTAGATACTCAGATCTCCGAAGAGCGAGTCCTTCCACCCGCCGAAGGAGTAGAAGGACATCGGCACGGGGATCGGCACGTTGACGCCCATCATTCCGGCCGTGACGTCCATCCGGAACCGGCGGACCATGCCGCCGTCGTTGGTGAAGATCGCGACGCCGTTGCCGCGGGTGTCGGCGTTGATGATTTCGACCGCCTCGTCGTAGGACGCGGCGCGCACCACCGACAGCACCGGACCAAAGACCTCGTCGTCGTAGACCGGCGTGCCCGGACGTACCTGGTCCACCAGCGACGGGCCGAGCCAGTAGCCGCCGGCGTGCCCGTCAACTGTGCGGCCGCGGCCGTCCAGGACGACCGTGCCGCCACCGGTCCGCTCGGGGTCGAGGTAGGACGCGACCTTGTCGCGATGCGCCGCGCTGATCAGCGGCCCCATCTGGCTGGCCGGGTCGGTGCCCGGTCCGACCTGCACCTGCGCCGCCCGCTCCCGGATCCGCTCCACCAGGTCGTCGCCGACCGGGTCGACCGCGACGACGACGGAGATCGCCATGCACCGCTCGCCGGCCGAGCCGAAGCCGGCGCTGACCGCCGCGTCGGCGGCGACGTCGAGGTCGCTGTCGGGCAGCACCACCATGTGGTTCTTCGCCCCGCCGAGCGCCTGTACCCGCTTTCCGTTCCTGGCGGCGGTCTCGTAGATGTGCCGCGCCACCGGGGTCGACCCGACGAAGCTCACCGCGGCGATCTGCGGGTGGTCGAGCACCGCCTCCACGGCCTCCCGATCCCCGTGTACGACGTTGAAGACGCCGTCGGGGAGCCCGGCTTCCGCGAGCAACTCGGCCAGCATGATCGAGGCGCTCGGGTCCTTCTCGCTGGGCTTGAGGACGAACGTGTTGCCGCAGGCGATCGCCAGCGGGAACATCCACATCGGCACCATCGCCGGGAAGTTGAACGGCGTGATGCCGGCGACCACTCCGAGCGGCTGGCGCACGGAGTAGGTGTCGACGTTGGTCGCGACGTTTTCCGAGAACTCACCCTTGAGCAGATGCGCGATACCGCAGGCGAACTCGACCACCTCGAGCCCCCGGTCGAACTCGCCGCGCGCGTCGCTGCGCACCTTGCCGTGCTCGGCACTGACCGTGGCGGCGATCTCGTCGGCATGCTCGAGTAGGAGCTGCCGGAACCGGAAGAGGATCGTCGTACGCCGGGCGAGCGACGTGCGCGACCAGGCCGGAAACGCCTGTGCCGCAGCCTGAACGGCCTGATCCACATCGGTCGCGGTGGCGAAGTCGACATGCGCAGCGACCTCGCCGGTCGTCGGGTCGAACACCTCGCCGTGCCGGGCTGCGGGCTCGCCCCACGGCTTGCCGTTGATCCAGTGCGTGACCCGTTCCACTATTCCTCCTCGGCCCAGCGGGCGTCGTTGATCCGACCAGTGTTTGGCGTGAACGTCACGGGCCCGCCAGGCGGGTGTCGACGGCACCGAGCGCCGCGGTGAGGATGCCGAGACCCTCGTCCGCCTCGTCGGCGGTGACCGACAGCGGCGGCGCGATCCGCAGCACGTTGCCGGCCAGGCCGCCCTTGCCGACGAGCAGTCCGCGCTGTTTCGCCTCCTCGAGCACCAGGCTCGCGGCGGCCGGCGCCGGTGCCCGCGTCACCGGGTCGACCAGGGCGACACCGATCATCAGGCCCTTGCCGCGAACGGCGTCGACCACGGCGTACTTGTCGACGAGCTCGGCCAGCCCGCGCAGCAGCCGACCGCCGATGTCACGCGCGTTGGACTGCAGGTCCTCGCGCAGCAGATAACGCAGGTTGGCCAGCGCACCTGCGGTGACCAGTGGGTTGCCGCCGAACGTCGAGATGCTGTTGGCATTCACCGCGTCGACGAGCTCCGGCCGGCCGACGACGCCACCGATGGACAGTCCGTTGCCGAGCCCCTTGGCGAAGGTCATCAGGTCGGGGCGGACGCCGTGCGCATCGATGCCCCAGAAGTGCTCGCCGGTGCGGCCCCAGCCGGTCTGCACCTCGTCGGAGATGAAGAGGATGCCATAGTCGTCGAGCACTTCCTTGATCGCGCCGAAGAACCCGTCCGGCGGCGTGATGAACCCGCCGACACCCTGTATCGGCTCGGCGATGAGGCAGGCGACATCGCCGGCGGTGGTCGTCTCGATGACCTCGCGGACGTCGGCGGCCACCGCGGAGCAGAACTCGGCGTCGGAGAGTCCGCGGAAGGCCCCGCTGCTGCGGTCACCGTTGTGCAGATAGCTGACGGTCACCGGGGTGAGGCTGGAGGCGGACCAACCGCGGTTGCCGGTGATCCCCATTCCCGCGAACGACCGGCCGTGGTAGCTGTTGCGCAGGGCGAGCACCTGGCTGGAACGGCGGTACTGCGTGGCGAAGAGCAGTGCGGCCTCGTTGGCCTCCGTCCCCGAGCAGCCGAAGAACACCTTGGCGTCGGGGATCGCCGAGAGCTCGGCGATCTGCTCGGCGAGCTCGATCATCGGCCGGATCAGGTAGAGCGTCGAGGTGTGCAGCATCCGGGCGGCCTGCTCCTGGATGGCCTCGACGACCTCGGGTACGGCGTACCCGGTCATCGTGGTCAGGATGCCGCCGAAGAAGTCGAGGTAGGTGCGGCCCGCCGCGTCGGTGACGTGCCGTCCGGAGCCGGTGACGAGTTCGATCGGCTCGTCGTAGTA is a window from the Mycobacteriales bacterium genome containing:
- the hydA gene encoding dihydropyrimidinase, with the protein product MRTLISGGTVVSSSGTIRADVLVDGERITAVAEPGSDLVTSWAAGADRVIDATGRYVVPGGIDGHTHMEMPFGGTFSADDFASGTRAAAWGGTTTIIDFAVQAKGTTLRENLDTWHGKADGKCAVDYGFHMIVSDVNELTLKEMDGLVGEGVTSFKLFMAYPGVFYATDGEILRAMQRAAGNGSMIMMHAENGIAIDVLIGQALARGETDPAHHGTTRPPDLEGEATSRAIRLAGVAGAPLYIVHLSCEQALMAVASARADGRNVFAETCPQYLFLTEDDMARPGFEGAKYVASPPLRSSYHPPKLWRGLRTDTLSVVSTDHCPFCFEEQKEIGLGDFSKIPNGMPGVEHRMDLIYQGVVNGEISLSRWVDVTATTPARMFGLYPRKGEIMAGADADIVVYDPAASHTISASTHHMSVDYSAYEGRQVRGKVEVVLSRGQVVVDPDGYHGEEGHGRFLTRGACQLLQ
- a CDS encoding nitrilase-related carbon-nitrogen hydrolase, which gives rise to MVRAALVQSKWTGDKDTMVKNAVRSIHTAAEAGAQVTCLQELFYGPYFCQVQDPQYYSYAERVPDGPTITMMCDLARETHQVLIVPVYEEEQPGVYYNTAAVIDADGSYLGKHRKNHIPQVTGFWEKYYFKPGNLGYPTFDTAVGRIGVYICYERHFPEGWRALGLAGAQIVFNPSATSRGLSEYLWRLEQPAAAVANEYFIGAINRVGVEPLGDDDFYGQSYFVDPRGQVVGDVASDSDEEVVVRDLDLDVLQEVRHLWAFYRDRRPDTYEPLTAP
- a CDS encoding CoA-acylating methylmalonate-semialdehyde dehydrogenase, yielding MVERVTHWINGKPWGEPAARHGEVFDPTTGEVAAHVDFATATDVDQAVQAAAQAFPAWSRTSLARRTTILFRFRQLLLEHADEIAATVSAEHGKVRSDARGEFDRGLEVVEFACGIAHLLKGEFSENVATNVDTYSVRQPLGVVAGITPFNFPAMVPMWMFPLAIACGNTFVLKPSEKDPSASIMLAELLAEAGLPDGVFNVVHGDREAVEAVLDHPQIAAVSFVGSTPVARHIYETAARNGKRVQALGGAKNHMVVLPDSDLDVAADAAVSAGFGSAGERCMAISVVVAVDPVGDDLVERIRERAAQVQVGPGTDPASQMGPLISAAHRDKVASYLDPERTGGGTVVLDGRGRTVDGHAGGYWLGPSLVDQVRPGTPVYDDEVFGPVLSVVRAASYDEAVEIINADTRGNGVAIFTNDGGMVRRFRMDVTAGMMGVNVPIPVPMSFYSFGGWKDSLFGDLSIYGPDGVRFYTRPKVTVSRWQEHSSVDLGFPTNQ
- a CDS encoding aspartate aminotransferase family protein; this encodes MTGGDATTGAHAELLQRHRAVLPDWMALYYDEPIELVTGSGRHVTDAAGRTYLDFFGGILTTMTGYAVPEVVEAIQEQAARMLHTSTLYLIRPMIELAEQIAELSAIPDAKVFFGCSGTEANEAALLFATQYRRSSQVLALRNSYHGRSFAGMGITGNRGWSASSLTPVTVSYLHNGDRSSGAFRGLSDAEFCSAVAADVREVIETTTAGDVACLIAEPIQGVGGFITPPDGFFGAIKEVLDDYGILFISDEVQTGWGRTGEHFWGIDAHGVRPDLMTFAKGLGNGLSIGGVVGRPELVDAVNANSISTFGGNPLVTAGALANLRYLLREDLQSNARDIGGRLLRGLAELVDKYAVVDAVRGKGLMIGVALVDPVTRAPAPAAASLVLEEAKQRGLLVGKGGLAGNVLRIAPPLSVTADEADEGLGILTAALGAVDTRLAGP